One Bacillus sp. 1780r2a1 DNA segment encodes these proteins:
- a CDS encoding NAD-dependent epimerase/dehydratase family protein: MRKRILITGANGFTGQHAVTHFMQKGYEVTAAMRKKVPCEGVRVVSCDLEKESQVTKLVEDTNPHYILHLAGQNHVGSSWEQPLSYVNSNVIGTLHLLEGMRKKVPAARIVVAGSALQYNPSDSSTLTHPYSFSKTVQILVSEAWAKLYNLDVVIAKPSNLIGPGHSNGVCSIFAKKIAGMEKDNEKKELHINNLEARRNFIDVRDAVAAYEHLFLFGQSKEVYEIAASACYSLKEVASMLRTFAHVDFQITSDTANSEPFLIPDTSPLQLIGWKPNYSLEKSLLDILTFHRQTKD, from the coding sequence ATGAGAAAGCGAATCCTTATTACGGGAGCAAACGGCTTTACAGGACAGCATGCCGTAACGCATTTTATGCAAAAAGGCTATGAAGTAACGGCTGCAATGCGTAAGAAAGTACCTTGTGAAGGTGTACGTGTAGTTAGCTGTGATTTAGAAAAGGAATCTCAGGTAACAAAGCTCGTTGAAGATACAAATCCTCATTATATTCTTCATCTTGCTGGTCAAAATCATGTGGGGAGCTCATGGGAACAGCCTTTGTCTTACGTTAACAGCAATGTAATTGGAACGCTGCATCTATTAGAAGGAATGAGAAAAAAAGTGCCGGCTGCTCGCATTGTAGTAGCGGGATCTGCACTCCAGTATAATCCTTCTGACAGTTCAACACTTACTCATCCATATAGCTTTTCAAAAACGGTGCAGATTTTAGTTTCAGAGGCATGGGCAAAACTCTATAATCTCGATGTGGTTATTGCAAAGCCTTCAAACTTAATTGGACCTGGGCATTCCAACGGTGTTTGTTCGATTTTCGCTAAAAAAATTGCTGGTATGGAAAAAGACAATGAAAAAAAAGAACTTCACATTAATAATTTAGAAGCCAGGCGCAATTTTATTGACGTGAGAGACGCTGTTGCAGCATATGAACATTTATTCTTATTTGGTCAAAGTAAGGAAGTTTATGAAATCGCCGCCTCTGCCTGCTATTCATTAAAAGAAGTTGCCTCTATGCTGAGAACGTTTGCTCACGTAGATTTTCAGATTACAAGTGATACAGCAAACAGTGAACCTTTCTTAATACCAGATACGTCACCGCTTCAACTTATAGGCTGGAAACCAAACTATTCGCTTGAGAAATCGCTTTTAGATATTCTGACATTTCATCGACAAACCAAGGATTAA